From one Colletotrichum destructivum chromosome 3, complete sequence genomic stretch:
- a CDS encoding uncharacterized protein (Putative NADH dehydrogenase [ubiquinone] 1 beta subcomplex subunit 2, plant/fungi), which produces MVQFDLPKHPRLKSALHTITPERRSIIRHLPSRLELLDVLCQRSLERPVDKATIKVRNPPPFPIEANETRRSETTTFTMYPGPKPPTPHVPGIYRFTATALGAGMWFFLMYRAKKDGPVLLGWKHPWDH; this is translated from the exons ATGGTTCAGTTTGACTTACCTAAGCATCCAAGGCTCAAATCCGCTCTCCACACTATCACTCCCGAACGACGCTCTATCATCCGGCATCTCCCATCACgacttgagcttctcgacgtcCTCTGCCAGCGAAGTTTGGAGCGCCCAGTGGACAAGGCGACAATCAAGGTTA GAAATCCTCCCCCATTCCCCATCGAAGCGAACGAGACGCGCCGTAGCGAAACGACCACCTTCACCATGTACCCCGGCCCCAAGCCCCCGACGCCTCACGTCCCCGGCATCTACCGATTCACAGCAACTGCCCTAGGCGCCGGCATGTGGTTCTTC CTGATGTACCGCGCGAAGAAGGATG GGCCTGTGTTGTTGGGCTGGAAGCACCCTTGGGACCACTGA
- a CDS encoding Putative S-adenosyl-L-methionine-dependent methyltransferase superfamily, translated as MNMDWILDSGYLPHAVIRIGIRRQLQERLVSIASTSLSLDYERKMTFIEKLRTQPIAIETAAANKQHYEVGTGVLAACLGPRMKYSCCLYPKGGETLAQAEVAMLQTYVEKGGLEDGMSILDLGCGWGSGALYFAEVLPNSKVTAFSNSKTQKEYIDAKAKEKGLTNLTIITGNVVDYEFERQSFDRVVSIELFEHMKNYELLMAKVGRALKPGGKLFVHIFAHKTTPYDYEEGWMTTHFFTGGTMPSTDLLLFFQQDLKIQKQWWVNGQHYSKTCEDWLSEMLSHKKEIWPHLIETYGEQDASVWYNRWQIFYMACSELFAYQGGDTWGVAHYLFEKPSN; from the exons ATGAATATGG ACTGGATTCTCGACAGCGGCTACCTGCCCCATGCTGTCATCAGAATAGGCATTCGGCGGCAGCTTCAGGAGCGCCTTGTCTCCATCGCGAGCACGTCTCTCAGCCTTGATTACGAGCGCAAGATGACCTTTATTGAGAAATTGCGCACCCAACCTATCGCCATCGAGACCGCCGCAGCTAATAAGCAACACTACGAGGTTGGAACCGGCGTTCTCGCCGCCTGCCTGGGTCCCCGCATGAAGTACTCGTGCTGTCTTTATcccaagggcggcgagaccCTGGCCCAGGCTGAGGTGGCTATGCTGCAGACCTATGTCGAAAAGGGCGGGTTGGAAGACGGCATGAGCATTCTGGACCTTGG CTGCGGTTGGGGATCAGGTGCACTCTACTTCGCCGAGGTACTGCCCAACTCCAAGGTCACGGCCTTTTCCAACTCCAAGACGCAAAAGGAGTAcatcgacgccaaggccaaggagaaggggcTGACGAACCTCACTATTATCACGGGCAACGTAGTCGACTATGAGTTCGAGCGACAGTCGTTTGACCGAGTCGTTTCCATCGAG CTGTTCGAGCACATGAAGAACTATGAGCTGCTCATGGCCAAGGTCGGGCGGGCTCTGAAACCCGGTGGCAAGCTGTTTGTTCACATATTTGCCCACAAAACCACGCCGTATGACTA CGAGGAGGGCTGGATGACGACGCACTTCTTCACAGGAGGTACTATGCCATCCACCGACctgcttctcttcttccAACAGGACCTCAAGATCCAAAAGCAATGGTGGGTTAACGGACAGCACTACTCCAAGACATGCGAG GACTGGCTGAGCGAGATGCTCTCACACAAGAAGGAGATTTGGCCGCACCTGATTGAGACGTACGGGGAACAGGATGCCAGTGTGTGGTACAACCGGTGGCAGATCTTCTACATGGCATGCTCCGAGCTTTTCGCATACCAGGGTGGTGACACCTGGGGCGTGGCGCACTATCTCTTCGAGAAGCCCAGCAACTGA